AGGGCGCGAACGCGTCGAGCGGCAACGACGTGCGCTCGCCGATGCACGGGCTGGTCGTCGAGATCAACGTCGCGCCGGGTGACGACGTAGCCGAAGGCCAGGTCGTCGCGGTCATCGAGGCGATGAAGATGATGAACGAGATTCGCGCGCATCGCGCAGGCCGCGTCAATTCGGTGCACGCGAGTGCCGGCTCGACGGTCGAGAGCGGCTCGGCGCTGGTGACGCTCGGCCACCCCTCGGCGGCGTAGCCACGGCAAGCCTCGTTTCGCTGGGTCACGACGTGTTGTCGTAAGGGGCTCGAGCGGAGCCGCGGCGGGCGCCCTGCTGCGCCGCGGCGTAGTACGGCTCGATGCCTCGCGACCTCAACGCCTCGGGAATTCCGATCGGTCCCGCCTACGATACGGTCGAAGGAACGCCGCACGACCTCGGCGAGCCCGGCCATTTCCCGTTCGGCCGCGGAATTCGCAAGGACATGTATCGTGGACGCCTCTGGACGATGCGCCAGTACGCCGGCTTCGGCACCGCCGCCGAATCGAACGCGCGCTATCGCTACCTTTTAGAGCGCGGCCAGACCGGGCTTTCGGTCGCCTTCGATTTGCCGACGCAGCTCGGCTACGACTCCGACGCGCCGCAGGCGCGCGGCGAGGTCGGCAAAGTCGGCGTTGCAATCGACTCGATTGCCGACATGGAGACGCTGCTCGACGGCGTGCCGCTCGACCGAGTTACCGTCTCGATGACGATCAACGCGCCGGCGGCCGTTCTCTTGGCGCTGCTGCTGGCCGTCGCGCGCCGGCGCGGCACTCCGTTCGAGAAACTCGGGGGCACCGTGCAGAACGACGTACTCAAAGAGTACGTCGCGCGCGGAACCTACATCTATCCTCCGGCGCCCTCGATGCGCCTGGTGACCGACGTGATGTCTTACTGCGCCCACGAAGTGCCGCAGTGGAACGCGATCTCGGTCTCGGGTTACCACATCCGCGAGGCGGGATCGACCGCCGTCGAAGAGATCGCCTTTACGCTCTCCAACGGAAAGGCCTATCTACGCGCCGCTCGAGAGGCGGGCATCCCGCTCGAGGAGGTCGCGCCCCGCATCTCCTTCTTCTGGAATGCGCACAACGACTTTTTCGAAGAGATCGCCAAGTTTCGCGCCGCCCGCTATCTTTGGGCAGTAATCGTGCGCGACGACTTCGGCTGCCGCGATCCGCGTTCGCAGATGCTTCGCTTTCACACCCAGACCGGCGGCTCGACGCTCACCGCGCAGGAGCCCGACAACAACGTCGTGCGCGTCACGCTGCAGGCGCTCGCCGCAGTGTTGGGCGGTACCCAATCGCTGCATACCAACGGGAAGGACGAAGCTCTCGCGCTGCCGACCGCGCAGAGCGCGAAGCTCGCGCTGAGGACGCAACAGATCATCGCGTACGAATCCGGCGTTGCGGACGTCGTCGATCCCATGGCCGGATCCTACTATCTCGAAACGCTTACCAACGACTTGATCGCCCGCGCCGCGGGCATCATCGGCGAGGTCGACGCGATGGGCGGCAGCATGGCCGCAATCGAGAGCGGCTGGATGCAGGCGCGGATCGCCGACTCTTCGTACGCCGCGCAGCAGGCCGTCGAACGCGGCGACCAGGTCGTGGTGGGAGTCAACAAATTTGCCGAGGAGTCCGGCGACGCGCCGATTCCGCTGCAGCAGGTCGACGATCGCCCGGAGCGCGAGCAGGTCGCGCGGCTGCGCGCGCTGCGCGAGTCGCGCGATGCGCAAACCGTCGCGCGGCGTTTGGGCGACGTGCGCGCCGCGGCAGCCGGCGGTGAGAACCTCATGCCGTTCTTCGTCGACGCCGTCGACGACGGCGCGACGCTCGGCGAAATCTGCAACGTGCTGCGGGACGTCTTCGGGACCTATCGCGCCAAGGAAGTCGTTGCGTAGCCTGGTGACACGCCAACGGGGGGATGCGATAGGCTATGGAGATTGACCACGTCGCCATCGTCGTCAAGGATCTGGAGACCACGCTGCGGCTTTACACGGAGACGCTGGGTTTCACGGAAGGTTATCGCGAGATCGTCTTCGACCAGGGCGTCGAAGCGGTCGGCCTGGAGGCCGGCTCCTCCGTCATCGAGCTCCTCCTTCCTCTCGACGAAAACTCAGCAATCGCACGCTATCGTGGAGATTCCGCGACGAAACTCCATCACACGGCCTACCGCGTGGCGGACATCGAAGCGGCACTAGCGGAACTCAAGGCCAAGGGCGTACGCCTAATCGACGAGCACGCGCGGCGCGGCGCCAACGGAAGCTTGATCGCTTTTCTGCATCCGAAGGCGACCGGCGGTGTGCTCATCGAACTCTGCCAGCCGCATCCCCTTAAATAAGAAAACGCTAACGACCACTTGATCTCGGGAAGGTACCAAAATCGCCGGCGTGCCCTGGCATGGTCGACGCTCGCTTCGGCCGCGTTCCATCTCATTTTTTTGACGCTGCTCTTCTACGAGCTGGCGCACCTGATCGTGCCGCGCGGCTCGAAGGAGAGGGTCTCGGAGACGACGACGATTACGATTCATCGCCAAGCCCCTTCACCGCCTCCGCCGGCACCCAAGCACGTGAGCCGCGTGCGCGTCGTGCGGCACGCCGCGGCGCCTCCGGCCCGCGCGCCCAGACGCGAACTGGCAAAGGCCGTTGCCTACCGCGCCCCGCCGCTGCCCCAACACCACCCCGAGATTCCAACCAAGATCGAGCGCGATCAGGCCGGATTCGAGAAAGAAGTCGCGCAGCTCAACAAGCAGAACGACATTCACGCGATCCCGACGATCGATCCCGGTACGCAGGAGTCGGCTACCAAAGATTACGGCTTCGCCGTGCCTTCGTCGTTACGCGGCGAAGAGCACGGCAACGGCATCATTACGCCGACCCGGCGCTGGCACGATAACGGAAACGACTGCTACTACGGCCGCTACGAGTTCACGTATCCCGACGGCGCGATGGAGTACGGCGACATCGAGTGGCCCTTCTGCTACGACCCGGACTCCGACCCGTTCAAAGAATCGCCGCACGAGATTCCGTTTCCGTTGCCGCTGCCCGGGTATAAGCTCCCGCCCGGTACGCAGCTTCCTCCGATCGAAAAGTCGGTCTACGACCACTGGGCGCCGGCGGCCGGCGTTAATTCATCGCCGTAGGATCGATTGCGATAGGCCGTTGAGCACGAACTGGACCGCGAGGGCGGCCAGAATAATTCCGAGTAGCCGGCTGATCACGTGGATGCCCGTCGTACCGATCACTCGCAGCAAAATCGAGGACGCTCGCATGCACAGCCACGTAACGGCGAGCGCGACGACATACGCGAGCACGACGATCGAAAGCTCGAGGCGATCGCCGTGCGAGAGATTCACCAGCAGCAGCACCGTCGCGATCGTCCCGGGACCGGCGATCATCGGTACGGCCAAAGGAAAGACGGCAGGGTTCTCGGTCTGCGCCGCTTCGCGTTCCTCGGCCTCAGTGCGCTTGGCACCGGTCGGGCGTGCGAAGAGCATATCGATCGCGATGAGGAAGAGCAGGATGCCGCCGGCAATCGTGAACGCCGGCAGTGTAATACCGAGCGAGTTGAGGATCAGTCGCCCGACGACGCCCATGAAAAGGATGACGCCCGCGCCGACGAGCACGGCTTGATCGACGATTTGATTTCGGCGCTCCGGCGCCAGACGCGCGGTCGCGGCGATCGTCATCGGAATCATTCCGATCGGATCGATGATCGTGAATGCGGTGGCAAATGCGGTAGCGACGAAAGCGGCGTCCATGCTGCGACGACAGGGTATCCTTTCCTCGAGGCAAACGTCAAGGGCTCCATGCGTACGGCGCGCCTTCTCTGCGGCCACCTGCCGATCGTCGACGCGCCGGAGGGCGTTGTCGCCGCCGTCCGCGGTTATCTGCGCTCGATATGAAGAACGCCCACACGATCGAGGATCTGCGCAGGGCGGCGAAGCGACGCCTCCCGCGCGTCGTCTTCGACTATATCGACGGCGGCGCCGATGGCGAGATCACGTTGCGCGAGAACTGCACGGTCTTCGATCGCGTGCGCTTTCGTCCGCGCAACGCCGAAGCGATGGGCAGCGTCGACCTGCACACGACCCTGCTCGGCACGACGATCGACCTGCCGTTCTTGCTCGCGCCGGTCGGCAGCAGCCGTCTTTTTTTCCCGCGCGGCGAGTGCGTCGCGGCGAAGCAGGCCGGAAAAGCCGGCACCGGTTACGTTCTGTCGACGCTCTCCGGCTGCCGGCTCGAAGAGGTGAAGATCTCGACGAAAGGGCCGGCGTGGTATCAGCTGTATCTCTTGGGCGGGCGCGAGGCCGCCGAAGCGGCAATCCGCCGCGCTCGCGCTGCCGGATACTCCGCGCTCGTCGTGACGATCGATACGGCGGTCGCCGGGCAGCGAGAGCGCGATCTGCGCAACGGCGGCCGCGAACTCGTCAGTGGACAGCTGCTGCAGATGCTGCCGTACGCGTGGCAGATGCTCGTGCGGCCCGCGTGGGTGGTCGACTTCTTGCGCGACGGCGGAATGATGAAGTTTCCCAACGTCGTTATCCCCGGTAAGGGGCCGCTGCCCTACGAAGACGTCGGCGCCGCGCTCGAACGCTCGACCGTCACCTGGGCGGATCTCGGCTGGATCCGCGAGGTATGGAGCGGCCCGATCGTGATCAAGGGCGTGTTGACGGCGCAGGACGCTGCGCGCAGCATCGACGCCGGCGCGGAGGCGGTCGTGGTTTCGAATCACGGCGGGCGACAACTCGACTGCGTCGCACCGACGCTCGCGGCGCTTCCCGAGGTCGTCGATGCCGTCGCCGGGCGCGCCGAAGTATATCTCGACGGCGGCATACGCCGCGGCAGCGACGTCGTCAAGGCGCTCTGTTTGGGGGCGCGCGCGGTTATGGTCGGCCGAGCGTATGCCTACGGGCTGGGCGCCGCCGGCGGTCCCGGCGTTTTGCGCGCCATCGAGATCCTTCGCAGCGGCATCGTTCGCACATTGCGTTTGCTTGGATGCCGCGATGTCGCTGAGTTGGATCGCTCGTACGTCGAAGTTTTGTGGTAGTTGCGCTGAGATCGCCGAAACGCGTCAGGTGTTAGGCCGTCCGCTACTGGGACTACTCGCTGATGGCCGCGCCGTGTGGGTCTGCAAAGCCCTTGGTGAGCGACTTCGTCGGATTATTTCCGGCCGGGTACTTGTAGAAATACACATCTCCGCCGGAGCTATACCCCAAGTTGTTTGGTGCGATGAGGGTGTTGCCTTCGATCCAGTAATTTTCAACGACGTCTGAATCTGCGAGCGCGGTCACACCCACGATCTTTCCCCCCGCGCCAGTCGTCTGGTAAACAGCCGAGTAGTCCTGATAGAGGTAGTCTTCATCGCCAACGGTTACATACTTTCCGTCCCAGGCAATGGCGCCGGGTAAGAGAATCGTGCCGCCACTCAAGGTAATGTTTTTCATCACCTTAGCGCCCTTGGGGAGTTCGGCGAAGCGGAATTGGAATTGGCTGGAGTCGTTCGGCTGGCCATCGACGAAGAGATCGCCCTTGCCGTCGTAGCCACAGAAACCCACGTTATTGATTTTAGAATCTCTGTAGATCTTCGGGACGCCCCTTGCTTTAGCGTATATCGCAACGTTGCCATTGTTCGTTCTTTTTGGTCCATAGAAATTCGAGACGGCGAGATCGCCTGTCGTGCGGTCGATCGAGCATGAAACCGCAAACCTAGAGGAATCGGCAAGCGTAGCGATTGGAGTCTTTCCGCCATGTGCATATTCTACGATGCTCGCAGGATAGCTGTTCACAATCCAGATGTCCTGTTTCTCGTCGACGCACATGCCGTCCGGATGAAAAAAGCCGGTCAGGTCTCCAACCTGCTTACCCTGCGGGTAGGAGTAAACGTCAACGTCGCCGCCACCGTAATTCGAGATGTAAAGCAGGTCCTTCGTCTTGGCCGCGTCGGGCGACATCCAGGACCGACGCAAATCGGGATGGAGGTCCGGTACGCCGAGGTTCTGCGCGGCGCGGCTCGCATCGATTACGTCGGGCAGCGATTGAGGCAGCCGTGACTGCACACCGCTTTGCTGGAACGAGCCGGGCGACGCTAGTGGTGATTGGTACCCCCCGCTGCACGCGGCGAGTAGAAATGCGGGTACGCAAAAGCTAAACCCGCAACGGCTAAAATCTGAAGCCTTCATCTGGCTTGCTCCTTGCGCGAACGCATCGGCGACTCAGGACCGCTCTATTGCCTGGCCTCGGTTCCATTGCAGCCGCGACGGCCGGGCTCCTCGTCGCCGTACCGGATGCCCGGGCGCCGAGAGGCGCGGTGCCGACGACGAGGGCAGCATTTCCCGGGCCTCTCCGCGTTCCGGCAGTCCGTGCTATTCTTGTTCGAAAGTGAGCCTGTTCGTACAAGGGAAGATTCCCCCAGACGGCGTCGCGATCGTCGGCAGCCGTACGCCGCCGCTCGAAGCATGGACGTTCGCCTACGAGCTCGCGAAGCATCTGGGTGAACCGGTCGTCGCCGGACTCGCGCCGGGAATCGACGCCGCCGCGCATCGCGGCGCGCTCGCCGCCGGCGTTCCCACCGTCGCGTTCGTCGGGTACGGTTTCGGCGCGACCGATCCCCCGGAGTACGCGGTGCTCGAGGCCGAGATCGTCGCGTCCGGCGGCGCGGTCGCCACGCTGCTCCCGCCCGGGACGCCGGCCTCGCCGCAATCGCGAATCGAGCGCGATCGGCTGCAGGCGGAGTACTCGCGCGCCGTCGTGCTCGTCTGCAGCGAGATCGACGGCGGCGCGATGTACGCGATGCGCTTCGCGCAAGAGTTGCGCAAACCGAGATTCGCGCTCGAACCGCCGGGCGACGACCCGCGCTGGGCCGGCAACCGCGCCTGTTTGGAAGCGGGTGCGCGCCCGCTGCCGTTCGACGTCGAAGAAGCGCGGCGTGCGCTACAGGTTCGGGGCGATCGCGATATCGAGTGAGGTCTCGAACGTACGGCTCCACGGCAGCCCGATCGAGATCGCCGCGATGTGATATCCGGGATAGAGCCGATCGAGAATTTGCGCGGCGTCGTTCCAGAGCAGCGTTCGATCGAGCTGCGCGATCGGCTCGGCAACCCCTGGCGCGAGCAGCGTGTGATCGGCGACGCCTTGTGCGGCCAGCGTCGCATTTAGGCGCGGACGAACCTCATCGTGGAAGGCGTAGTCGTCGACGAAGCGCGTCAGCGTAAAAGCGCGATGCGCGAGCGCATCGTACGTGTGAAGCCGCCGGCCCGCGCCGGCGGCGATCGCTTCGGCGAGCGCCGTGCCCACCGTATTCGCATTGGTATTCCACGAGGAGTAGGCATCGAGCCGCGTGGCCAGCCCGGAAGACAGCAGCTGCTGCGCGAAGCGCGCCTGATCCTCGTAGGAGGCTAGATACGAAAGGTCGGCGAGCGCAACGGAGTGCGTCTGCGCGTCGGCCTGCATCCGCGCGCGCAGCGCGTCGTCGAGCGCCGGCGTCGTACCGGGCACACGCACGTAGAGCACGATATCCGGGGCGTTGTCGTCGCGAACGCCGCCGCAGACGCCGATTAGCGCGTCGATCGCGACCGAGATCGGCGCGTATTCGATCTTATCCTGGTACGAGGCACCGGCCGGCGTCGAGTAACGCACCGCGATGCGCGGCGTCCAGCGCGCCGCGCGTGCCAGCGCGTGCGCCACGAGCGCCATCCCCAGTTCGTCCGCGCCCGGCTCGATCGAGGCGCGCCGCGAGAGACCCTGCGCCGCGAGCTCGGATTGGAGCAGCGCCACATCGCGAACGTGGAGCCCGATCGGTCCGGCGTCGTCCTGTCCGAGCACGAGCCGGTCGATCGTTGCGTTTGCGGTGAGCTTCAGCAGCAGCCGGTCCACTGCGAGATTGCGGGCGCGCGTCGCAAGATACGCGTCGAGCGTCGCTTCGCCGACCAGCTCGCGCAGATGCCGCGCTCTCGCCGCTTCGCTGGGCAGCGGCGGATCGTGCAGATTCGCATACTCTTGCAGGTACGACCACGTTGGATAGGCGGCGAAGTACGGCGTGCCGGACGGAATGCCGGTCGGCGCGAGCCGCATAACGGTACCGAATGCCCCGATCCAAGAAGTCGGGTACTCTTGCCGAAGATGCGCGAATTCGCGAAAGCGCGAGTACGCATCGGCGTAGGAAGGGCCGGGAACGCGGGAGGGAATGAGCCCGCCGTATGCCAGCATGTCGGTCGAGATCACGAACGCGCCCGGCCGTTCCCGCGCGGCCGTTTGGTTGAGCCAGGCGATCAGCGCGTCGGGCTGCCCGGCGACCAGAAAGTTCCCGGCCAGTGTGTTCGGCGGCGCGGCGACTCTTATGCCGGCTATGCGTCCGAGCATTACCGGCAGCATATAGGTGACCGGACGATCGTCCATCGGCAGAAAGACGATCGCGGCGAGCAGCACGGCGGCGAGATTCATGGAAGGAGCGGCCGCAGCGCTCCGTCGCACCGCTCGAGGAGCGACCGCGCCTCGGCGGCATCGACGTGCCGGCGCTCCATGACGACCGCGACCTTCACCCGTCCTTCCGCTGCAGCGAGGAGCTCGCGTGCCTGGCGCTCGTCGACGCGCGCGAGGCGCTCGACCAAACGCAGCGCGCGGGCGCGCAGCTTCCGATTGCCGGCGACGACGTCGACCATCAAATTGTCGTAGACCTTCCCGAGCCGGA
The Candidatus Cybelea sp. DNA segment above includes these coding regions:
- the mce gene encoding methylmalonyl-CoA epimerase — protein: MEIDHVAIVVKDLETTLRLYTETLGFTEGYREIVFDQGVEAVGLEAGSSVIELLLPLDENSAIARYRGDSATKLHHTAYRVADIEAALAELKAKGVRLIDEHARRGANGSLIAFLHPKATGGVLIELCQPHPLK
- a CDS encoding DNA-processing protein DprA, which codes for MSLFVQGKIPPDGVAIVGSRTPPLEAWTFAYELAKHLGEPVVAGLAPGIDAAAHRGALAAGVPTVAFVGYGFGATDPPEYAVLEAEIVASGGAVATLLPPGTPASPQSRIERDRLQAEYSRAVVLVCSEIDGGAMYAMRFAQELRKPRFALEPPGDDPRWAGNRACLEAGARPLPFDVEEARRALQVRGDRDIE
- a CDS encoding methylmalonyl-CoA mutase family protein; its protein translation is MPRDLNASGIPIGPAYDTVEGTPHDLGEPGHFPFGRGIRKDMYRGRLWTMRQYAGFGTAAESNARYRYLLERGQTGLSVAFDLPTQLGYDSDAPQARGEVGKVGVAIDSIADMETLLDGVPLDRVTVSMTINAPAAVLLALLLAVARRRGTPFEKLGGTVQNDVLKEYVARGTYIYPPAPSMRLVTDVMSYCAHEVPQWNAISVSGYHIREAGSTAVEEIAFTLSNGKAYLRAAREAGIPLEEVAPRISFFWNAHNDFFEEIAKFRAARYLWAVIVRDDFGCRDPRSQMLRFHTQTGGSTLTAQEPDNNVVRVTLQALAAVLGGTQSLHTNGKDEALALPTAQSAKLALRTQQIIAYESGVADVVDPMAGSYYLETLTNDLIARAAGIIGEVDAMGGSMAAIESGWMQARIADSSYAAQQAVERGDQVVVGVNKFAEESGDAPIPLQQVDDRPEREQVARLRALRESRDAQTVARRLGDVRAAAAGGENLMPFFVDAVDDGATLGEICNVLRDVFGTYRAKEVVA
- a CDS encoding alpha-hydroxy acid oxidase, which encodes MKNAHTIEDLRRAAKRRLPRVVFDYIDGGADGEITLRENCTVFDRVRFRPRNAEAMGSVDLHTTLLGTTIDLPFLLAPVGSSRLFFPRGECVAAKQAGKAGTGYVLSTLSGCRLEEVKISTKGPAWYQLYLLGGREAAEAAIRRARAAGYSALVVTIDTAVAGQRERDLRNGGRELVSGQLLQMLPYAWQMLVRPAWVVDFLRDGGMMKFPNVVIPGKGPLPYEDVGAALERSTVTWADLGWIREVWSGPIVIKGVLTAQDAARSIDAGAEAVVVSNHGGRQLDCVAPTLAALPEVVDAVAGRAEVYLDGGIRRGSDVVKALCLGARAVMVGRAYAYGLGAAGGPGVLRAIEILRSGIVRTLRLLGCRDVAELDRSYVEVLW
- a CDS encoding MarC family protein produces the protein MDAAFVATAFATAFTIIDPIGMIPMTIAATARLAPERRNQIVDQAVLVGAGVILFMGVVGRLILNSLGITLPAFTIAGGILLFLIAIDMLFARPTGAKRTEAEEREAAQTENPAVFPLAVPMIAGPGTIATVLLLVNLSHGDRLELSIVVLAYVVALAVTWLCMRASSILLRVIGTTGIHVISRLLGIILAALAVQFVLNGLSQSILRR
- a CDS encoding DUF4127 family protein; this translates as MNLAAVLLAAIVFLPMDDRPVTYMLPVMLGRIAGIRVAAPPNTLAGNFLVAGQPDALIAWLNQTAARERPGAFVISTDMLAYGGLIPSRVPGPSYADAYSRFREFAHLRQEYPTSWIGAFGTVMRLAPTGIPSGTPYFAAYPTWSYLQEYANLHDPPLPSEAARARHLRELVGEATLDAYLATRARNLAVDRLLLKLTANATIDRLVLGQDDAGPIGLHVRDVALLQSELAAQGLSRRASIEPGADELGMALVAHALARAARWTPRIAVRYSTPAGASYQDKIEYAPISVAIDALIGVCGGVRDDNAPDIVLYVRVPGTTPALDDALRARMQADAQTHSVALADLSYLASYEDQARFAQQLLSSGLATRLDAYSSWNTNANTVGTALAEAIAAGAGRRLHTYDALAHRAFTLTRFVDDYAFHDEVRPRLNATLAAQGVADHTLLAPGVAEPIAQLDRTLLWNDAAQILDRLYPGYHIAAISIGLPWSRTFETSLDIAIAPNL